A stretch of the Thermofilum adornatum genome encodes the following:
- a CDS encoding galactokinase, which yields MFTASAPGRVDFLNTHQDYKGLPVVPIAINLRTYVTVIEESNYFEIKSEDLCREGKDCIDKFSPLNPSLLEGRWWGNYLRAVVKAVEEHLGEPLRKGFKATITSKVPVGSGLSSSAALEVSFLKAIDHFCNLGLSKKDLAELAFQAENRIAGIPCGRLDQYSSAFGGIILLRPKPPVEIEELKPGNVQLIVVDSGIRHSVADIHPSRQEEINSALRKLMENPKVPHELREKLGYRYDQPKWEQISLDEIEPYLDILAEKERKRILFTILMQASTMRAVEKMRRENWNLKEIAPEINYQHELLRDLYDVSLPQLEKIRDAMLKAGALAVKLSGAGMGGSLIALVEKNEEEIVKSALSAGAKEAWKVWPDSGARIEE from the coding sequence GTGTTCACTGCGTCAGCTCCAGGTAGAGTGGATTTCCTCAACACGCACCAGGACTATAAGGGTTTACCAGTTGTTCCCATAGCGATAAACCTGAGGACATACGTAACAGTGATAGAGGAGAGCAACTACTTTGAAATCAAGAGCGAAGACCTCTGCAGAGAGGGCAAAGACTGCATCGACAAGTTCTCTCCCTTGAATCCGTCACTACTCGAAGGAAGATGGTGGGGAAACTATCTCAGAGCAGTTGTGAAAGCTGTAGAGGAGCATCTGGGAGAGCCCCTAAGAAAAGGCTTCAAGGCAACCATCACGAGCAAGGTTCCCGTTGGAAGCGGATTATCAAGTAGCGCCGCACTAGAAGTGTCCTTCCTGAAGGCTATCGACCACTTCTGCAATCTTGGCCTCTCAAAAAAGGACTTAGCCGAGCTAGCCTTCCAGGCGGAAAACAGGATAGCAGGCATCCCCTGTGGTAGACTAGACCAGTACTCTTCGGCCTTCGGCGGAATAATTCTATTGAGACCCAAACCTCCCGTGGAAATAGAAGAATTAAAGCCTGGAAACGTGCAACTCATAGTTGTAGACTCTGGGATAAGGCATAGTGTCGCAGATATACATCCATCAAGGCAGGAGGAGATAAATAGCGCCCTTAGGAAGCTAATGGAGAACCCAAAAGTTCCTCATGAGCTTAGGGAAAAACTAGGATACAGATATGACCAGCCAAAATGGGAACAAATTAGCCTAGATGAGATAGAGCCATACCTGGACATCTTAGCCGAAAAGGAAAGGAAAAGAATCCTCTTTACCATCCTAATGCAGGCCTCAACAATGAGAGCAGTAGAAAAAATGAGGAGAGAAAACTGGAACCTAAAAGAGATAGCACCCGAAATCAACTACCAGCACGAACTGCTAAGAGACCTATACGATGTAAGCCTCCCCCAGCTCGAAAAGATAAGGGACGCGATGCTCAAGGCTGGAGCCCTAGCTGTAAAGCTGAGCGGCGCAGGCATGGGAGGAAGCCTCATAGCACTAGTAGAGAAAAATGAAGAAGAAATAGTAAAGTCTGCACTTTCCGCCGGCGCTAAGGAAGCGTGGAAAGTATGGCCTGACAGTGGAGCGCGGATTGAAGAATAA
- a CDS encoding metallophosphoesterase has translation MFVEELNVGGRRVPLVHLAKDENAIVFSDVHFGLRYGGRTLSLHEDLSNFLDHLNDEDKTRLLVLLGDIFELWSGSLRDVFQDALNPLRLIARLSSSVIFVPGNHDRISARMRFPGSRWAGEIYVTPDILLLDVEGKKVLLFHGHQLDNLFLLTKGLWRVQSYIYLFSEMLFALPGPLEWFFAALATLTVLLLLFLFHATSLLMEATIILASIILFSPLIILLWRDLQDKVWYGFVQKIGPRLFKSRLRGKSIESLAVSKPLKKLVSFLESYPEIGRVDVVIFGHTHVPGFLVSNGKVFINTGSWVKNSYNSDNGVENKTYVRIEGGKVRLCKWDGKEVVLFEKEIQGKKQIFNNNFYGL, from the coding sequence ATGTTTGTGGAGGAGCTAAATGTCGGTGGACGCAGGGTTCCTCTTGTACACTTGGCAAAAGACGAAAACGCAATTGTTTTTTCCGATGTGCATTTCGGTTTAAGGTATGGTGGGAGGACACTTTCTCTCCACGAAGATCTCTCAAATTTTTTGGATCACCTCAACGATGAGGACAAGACTAGGCTACTGGTTCTCCTTGGCGACATTTTTGAGCTCTGGAGCGGGAGCCTGAGAGACGTTTTCCAGGACGCCTTGAATCCTTTGCGTCTTATTGCTCGCCTAAGTTCCTCGGTCATTTTTGTGCCAGGCAATCATGACAGGATATCTGCGAGGATGCGTTTCCCTGGTAGTAGGTGGGCTGGAGAAATATATGTTACTCCAGACATCCTCCTGCTCGACGTGGAGGGGAAGAAGGTCCTCCTTTTCCACGGCCACCAGCTGGACAACCTTTTCCTTCTTACAAAGGGTCTTTGGAGAGTCCAGTCCTATATCTATTTGTTCTCGGAGATGCTGTTTGCCTTGCCTGGGCCGCTCGAATGGTTTTTTGCAGCTTTGGCGACGCTTACCGTCCTTTTGTTGCTTTTCCTTTTCCATGCGACATCGCTACTCATGGAGGCTACAATTATCCTGGCAAGCATCATACTCTTTTCGCCCCTGATCATTCTTCTCTGGAGGGACCTCCAGGACAAGGTGTGGTACGGCTTTGTACAGAAAATTGGGCCGAGACTTTTCAAGAGTAGGCTACGTGGAAAGAGCATAGAGTCACTGGCAGTGAGCAAGCCTCTTAAAAAGCTAGTTTCATTTCTGGAGTCGTACCCAGAAATCGGCAGGGTGGATGTAGTGATTTTTGGACACACACATGTTCCCGGATTTTTGGTTAGCAATGGGAAAGTTTTTATCAACACTGGTAGCTGGGTAAAAAACAGTTATAATTCCGATAACGGCGTGGAGAATAAGACATACGTCAGGATAGAGGGGGGCAAGGTTAGGCTTTGCAAGTGGGACGGAAAGGAGGTTGTTCTCTTCGAAAAAGAGATTCAAGGCAAAAAACAAATATTCAATAATAATTTTTACGGCTTATGA
- a CDS encoding cation diffusion facilitator family transporter gives MGDKKEAVAIATFMTVLGVTIGKGIVYLLTSSMSALTEFADSVTDIATSLLTFISVRLGNKPPDENHHYGHGKAEAIAGYTIGIFATIAMFYIAREILTRLTTGYQVHANQEAIYLTAGLIVVDIFLVAINYIGYRIEKSLALRANTINYLGDTVRGSGLLLAISIPSLDLPIATLLFTFLAYEVYRLLRETTSVLMDESPTDLTLKIMEALRETKEVKEIRKIRTRWTGNTYHVDLTLALDPSYTLEEAHKISETIEKKIKNLSSSKIDITTHLEPCDPS, from the coding sequence ATGGGTGACAAGAAAGAAGCAGTAGCCATAGCAACTTTCATGACTGTTCTAGGTGTAACAATAGGGAAAGGCATAGTCTATCTCCTCACCTCAAGCATGTCAGCACTAACCGAGTTCGCAGACTCGGTGACGGACATAGCTACCTCACTTTTGACGTTCATCTCTGTTAGGCTCGGAAACAAGCCGCCAGACGAAAACCACCACTACGGACACGGTAAAGCAGAGGCAATAGCCGGCTACACAATTGGAATTTTCGCAACAATTGCCATGTTCTATATTGCTCGGGAAATACTAACACGCTTAACAACCGGGTACCAGGTTCACGCCAACCAAGAAGCAATCTACTTGACAGCTGGACTAATAGTTGTAGATATCTTCCTTGTAGCGATAAACTATATTGGATACAGAATCGAGAAGAGCCTCGCCCTTAGGGCAAACACAATAAACTATCTAGGAGACACAGTAAGAGGCTCAGGCCTACTCCTAGCAATATCCATCCCCAGCCTAGACCTCCCAATCGCAACACTACTCTTCACATTCTTGGCTTACGAGGTTTACAGACTCCTCCGCGAAACAACCTCCGTACTAATGGACGAGTCGCCAACAGACCTAACACTTAAAATAATGGAAGCTCTCAGGGAAACAAAAGAAGTAAAAGAAATAAGAAAAATCCGTACAAGGTGGACAGGAAACACCTACCACGTGGACCTCACATTAGCCCTAGACCCAAGCTATACACTAGAAGAAGCACACAAAATCTCGGAGACAATTGAGAAGAAGATAAAGAATCTATCAAGCTCAAAAATAGACATAACTACCCACCTCGAACCATGCGACCCTTCCTAA
- a CDS encoding 4Fe-4S dicluster domain-containing protein, translating into MGASYIDKNGLVKIDPSLCIGCKYCMTACPYGMRWLEPVLGLPEKCMGEECQTRIKQGLQPVCVTVCPAGARAFGDLDDPKSEINKRLKSGRVIKLLEYKGTKPKFFVVVGR; encoded by the coding sequence ATGGGCGCTTCATACATAGATAAGAATGGTCTCGTAAAGATCGACCCGAGCCTCTGCATTGGATGCAAGTACTGCATGACCGCGTGCCCGTACGGCATGAGGTGGCTTGAGCCCGTTCTTGGGCTACCGGAGAAATGCATGGGCGAAGAGTGCCAGACCAGGATTAAGCAGGGCCTACAGCCCGTCTGTGTAACAGTATGCCCAGCCGGAGCCAGGGCCTTCGGCGACCTAGACGACCCCAAGAGTGAAATCAACAAGAGGCTTAAATCAGGCAGGGTCATAAAGTTGCTCGAGTATAAGGGTACTAAACCAAAATTCTTCGTGGTGGTGGGAAGATGA
- the nrfD gene encoding NrfD/PsrC family molybdoenzyme membrane anchor subunit: MPQEYPWNNALIPVLWIFSASVCAVAILKILVKNESIIHFLTRAGLTLEVGELVSLVALINVSLYSGIEAAQESAYALFLGPLAPAFWLFVIIIGVLVPMGLGFVLLKKEDRNLALISAICGLIGALALRMLVLWAGIPIPITL; the protein is encoded by the coding sequence ATGCCCCAGGAATACCCTTGGAACAACGCACTTATCCCTGTTCTATGGATCTTCTCAGCCTCAGTATGTGCAGTGGCCATCCTCAAAATCCTCGTAAAGAACGAATCAATTATACACTTCCTTACACGGGCAGGACTCACACTCGAAGTAGGAGAACTGGTTTCCCTAGTAGCTCTAATAAACGTCTCATTGTACTCGGGTATCGAGGCCGCACAAGAGAGCGCATACGCACTCTTCCTAGGCCCCCTGGCGCCGGCGTTCTGGCTATTTGTAATTATCATAGGAGTACTTGTACCTATGGGTCTAGGCTTCGTATTGCTTAAAAAGGAAGATAGAAACCTTGCTCTGATTTCAGCGATTTGCGGGCTCATAGGAGCCTTGGCCCTCAGAATGCTTGTCCTCTGGGCAGGAATACCAATACCAATAACACTCTAG
- a CDS encoding sulfite exporter TauE/SafE family protein, with amino-acid sequence MSGISLIQVFLALLSGGIVGFSLGLIGGGGSILAVPLLIYLVGYSDPHGAIGTTALAVGINALLNIVPHALKRHVNFRLGVIFSSTGVIGVYLGSELGLMMEGRRLLFLFSLLMILVAINMILSKKENSSKGFQVAKNSFLKLAGAGLGVGFLSGFFGIGGGFLIVPALTTFSTIDIVQAIGTSQIAVSSFGFLTAIRYFLKGYVDITFTLLYVVGGIIGGWAGTYFMSRIPQSTLKKIYAVIIFLVALYMLYMNIGALSSK; translated from the coding sequence ATGAGTGGCATAAGCCTAATACAAGTGTTTCTAGCTTTGTTGTCTGGCGGCATTGTAGGCTTTTCTCTAGGGCTGATAGGCGGGGGCGGCTCCATTCTGGCGGTTCCCTTGCTTATTTATCTCGTAGGCTATAGTGATCCCCATGGGGCAATAGGGACAACTGCCCTAGCTGTTGGTATAAATGCCCTCTTAAATATCGTCCCCCATGCATTAAAGCGGCATGTAAACTTTAGGCTTGGAGTAATTTTTAGTTCTACTGGCGTTATAGGTGTTTACTTAGGCTCTGAGCTTGGACTAATGATGGAGGGTAGGAGGCTTCTCTTCCTCTTCAGCCTGCTAATGATACTAGTTGCGATAAATATGATCCTCTCAAAAAAGGAAAATTCCAGCAAGGGGTTCCAAGTAGCAAAGAATTCATTTTTAAAGCTTGCAGGTGCAGGTTTAGGAGTAGGTTTTCTTTCAGGATTTTTCGGGATAGGTGGAGGCTTTTTAATTGTTCCCGCATTGACCACATTTTCTACCATAGATATTGTGCAGGCCATTGGAACCTCCCAGATAGCTGTTTCTTCTTTTGGTTTTCTAACAGCAATAAGATACTTCCTCAAGGGCTACGTGGATATCACTTTTACACTTCTCTATGTGGTAGGAGGAATCATTGGAGGGTGGGCCGGCACATATTTCATGTCCAGGATTCCGCAGAGCACATTGAAAAAGATCTATGCCGTGATAATTTTTCTCGTCGCTCTCTACATGTTGTACATGAATATAGGGGCTTTATCCTCTAAATAA
- a CDS encoding succinate dehydrogenase/fumarate reductase iron-sulfur subunit: protein MKYRVIIRKYKTEWREPKYVSYEVEADPDTSVLDVVEKISLEKDRTLAFEHACHHGACGACGMIINGVERLACITKIGEVARNGIVVLEPLRGFKVISDLAVNKSRMFKQYALVKPGTHEKVAGTVEVEKLLDCLECGICYSACPIANTFEGYVGPSVIAMSYKSSSNGKVPAIIDSRRGVWACHGSFECSARCPVDFKPGETIMKIRKELLFGKLQVI from the coding sequence ATGAAGTACCGCGTTATAATTAGAAAATATAAGACTGAATGGAGAGAACCAAAATACGTAAGCTACGAAGTTGAGGCCGACCCAGACACCTCCGTTCTCGATGTTGTTGAGAAAATTAGTCTAGAAAAAGACAGAACCCTAGCCTTTGAGCATGCATGCCATCACGGTGCGTGCGGCGCATGCGGAATGATTATAAACGGGGTAGAGAGGCTGGCCTGCATAACGAAAATAGGGGAAGTCGCGAGGAACGGGATAGTTGTCCTAGAGCCCCTGAGAGGATTCAAGGTGATAAGCGACCTGGCAGTCAACAAGTCTAGAATGTTTAAGCAGTATGCCCTCGTGAAGCCAGGGACCCATGAAAAAGTAGCGGGCACAGTAGAGGTAGAGAAGCTACTCGACTGTCTAGAGTGCGGCATATGCTATTCCGCGTGCCCAATCGCAAACACGTTTGAAGGATATGTTGGCCCCTCAGTTATAGCTATGTCCTACAAGTCTTCCAGCAACGGAAAAGTCCCCGCAATCATTGACAGCCGCAGGGGCGTGTGGGCGTGTCACGGGTCTTTCGAGTGTAGTGCAAGGTGTCCTGTTGACTTTAAGCCTGGCGAGACAATTATGAAGATTAGGAAAGAACTCTTGTTTGGAAAATTACAGGTGATATAA
- a CDS encoding FAD-dependent oxidoreductase yields the protein MTKHVVVIGGGVTGAAIAYDLAQRGARVTLLERGSIGSGTSGRTHGLLHSGCRYVKDVDVARECYLENVTLRRIAPFLFEKNGGLFVAIDESDLKYKDFFLKKCEEAGIPVKELDRNEALRLEPNLNPELKAAVLVPDGTFDPLKVLLSFLASAKLHGADIRPFSEVVGFRIESGAIKAVRVLDKTSEREYELEADYVVNATGAWANKVARLAGLSVPVKPSPGVMVALNARIGHRVFNRLNKPGDGDIIIHQRGTSVIGTTSWVVEDPDTVTIPREHVELMLKRGTELAPIVAKLKVKATFVSSRPLVGAVQASTGREVSRSFAIIDHAREGVENFASIIGGKFTTARLMAEKMADFVAERIGITQPCRTADTPLAPYWSYFT from the coding sequence TTGACAAAACATGTTGTCGTTATCGGTGGAGGCGTGACTGGTGCCGCAATAGCCTATGACCTTGCCCAGCGGGGAGCAAGAGTCACACTGCTGGAGCGTGGCTCGATAGGCAGTGGTACGAGTGGTAGGACGCATGGGCTTCTGCATAGTGGTTGCAGGTATGTCAAAGACGTGGATGTTGCCAGGGAGTGCTACCTTGAGAATGTTACTTTGAGGAGGATCGCTCCATTTCTTTTCGAGAAAAATGGAGGGCTATTTGTCGCGATAGACGAGTCTGATCTAAAATACAAGGACTTCTTTTTGAAAAAGTGCGAGGAGGCAGGTATACCGGTGAAGGAGCTAGACAGGAACGAGGCGTTGAGGCTCGAGCCAAACCTTAACCCTGAGCTAAAGGCGGCTGTCCTTGTTCCGGACGGCACATTTGACCCCTTGAAGGTATTACTGAGCTTTTTAGCGTCGGCAAAACTGCACGGCGCAGACATAAGACCATTCAGCGAGGTTGTAGGCTTCAGGATAGAGTCTGGAGCAATAAAGGCTGTCCGTGTCCTCGACAAGACGTCGGAACGCGAATACGAGCTCGAGGCTGACTATGTTGTCAACGCTACTGGTGCCTGGGCAAACAAGGTTGCCAGGCTCGCTGGTCTAAGCGTGCCGGTGAAGCCGAGCCCAGGCGTCATGGTAGCCCTCAACGCCAGGATTGGTCACAGGGTCTTCAATAGGCTGAATAAGCCCGGAGACGGCGACATCATTATTCACCAGAGGGGGACTTCGGTGATTGGTACGACTTCTTGGGTAGTGGAGGACCCGGACACGGTTACTATACCCAGAGAACACGTCGAACTAATGCTGAAGAGGGGCACAGAGCTCGCACCGATAGTTGCAAAGCTAAAGGTGAAAGCTACTTTTGTCTCTTCTAGGCCGCTTGTAGGGGCTGTCCAGGCATCTACTGGCAGGGAGGTTAGCAGGAGCTTCGCAATAATTGACCATGCAAGGGAAGGGGTCGAAAACTTTGCCAGCATTATTGGTGGGAAATTTACTACTGCCCGGCTGATGGCCGAGAAGATGGCGGACTTCGTAGCGGAGAGGATTGGAATAACTCAGCCTTGCAGAACCGCTGATACACCTCTTGCTCCTTACTGGAGCTATTTCACATGA
- the glpK gene encoding glycerol kinase GlpK has protein sequence MKKYILVIDQGTTGTRAGIFGEDGKPVPGGWAYREHTQIYPRPGWVEHNPAEIWEKTLLCIKDAVQRSKISPREIVAIGVTNQRETVVVWDPRTGNPLYNAIVWQDRRTATITDKLKENYSELIHKKTGLVPDPYFSGSKIQWLLENVDGLREKVKRGEAVFGTIDTWIIWNLTRGSREVLTPEKGGAHVTDYSNASRTMLFNIEKLSWDQELLELMGKIPEESLPLPRPSSDKEVYGYTGPALNGIFNGASIPVTGDAGDQQAALFGQAGFEEGEVKCTYGTGNFILLNTGLRVFYSRRGLLSTVFYSLEPGKAYYALEGSIFITGAAIQWIRDGLKIIEVSPEINPLAESADDTGGLYFVPAFTGLGAPYWDPYARGLIIGITRGTTRKHIARATLESIAYLTRDVVDTMKTDVGRDIKVLKADGGASQSDFLLQFQADILGVEVVRPLVRETTSLGAAYLAGLAVGVWGSLEELKRLWVEEKRFIPQMDPTKREKLYAGWKAAVKRALGWAKEVPWAYGYSE, from the coding sequence ATGAAGAAATATATACTTGTAATTGACCAAGGAACGACTGGAACCAGAGCAGGCATTTTCGGAGAAGACGGGAAACCTGTCCCAGGGGGATGGGCCTACCGCGAACATACCCAGATTTACCCTCGGCCAGGATGGGTTGAACATAACCCAGCAGAGATCTGGGAGAAAACCCTGCTTTGTATAAAGGATGCCGTTCAAAGGTCAAAGATTTCCCCTAGAGAAATAGTAGCTATTGGAGTAACGAACCAAAGGGAGACAGTAGTTGTTTGGGACCCCAGAACTGGGAACCCGCTTTACAACGCGATTGTCTGGCAGGACCGGAGAACAGCTACGATAACGGATAAACTCAAAGAGAATTATTCTGAGCTCATACACAAGAAGACCGGGCTTGTTCCTGATCCGTATTTCTCAGGTAGCAAGATCCAGTGGCTCCTAGAAAACGTGGATGGTCTCAGGGAAAAGGTAAAGAGGGGAGAGGCAGTTTTTGGAACTATCGATACGTGGATTATTTGGAACTTGACGCGTGGCTCCCGGGAAGTCTTGACGCCTGAAAAGGGCGGCGCACATGTGACAGACTATTCTAACGCAAGCAGAACCATGCTCTTCAACATTGAGAAGCTGAGCTGGGATCAAGAACTATTAGAGCTTATGGGTAAAATACCAGAAGAGTCCCTGCCACTTCCACGTCCATCAAGCGACAAGGAAGTATACGGGTACACTGGTCCAGCGCTAAACGGCATATTTAACGGGGCAAGCATACCTGTGACGGGCGACGCTGGAGACCAGCAGGCAGCACTTTTCGGTCAGGCAGGTTTCGAAGAGGGAGAAGTCAAGTGTACCTATGGTACGGGCAATTTCATCCTCTTGAATACTGGTTTAAGGGTCTTCTATTCGAGGAGAGGCTTGCTGTCGACGGTTTTCTATTCTCTCGAGCCTGGTAAAGCTTACTATGCACTAGAAGGAAGCATCTTTATCACTGGAGCTGCTATCCAGTGGATAAGAGATGGATTAAAGATCATCGAGGTTTCGCCTGAAATCAACCCCTTGGCAGAGTCCGCAGATGATACGGGTGGTCTTTATTTCGTCCCCGCATTTACAGGGCTAGGCGCACCCTACTGGGATCCTTATGCAAGGGGCCTCATCATTGGTATTACACGTGGAACAACGAGGAAACATATAGCTAGGGCGACCCTAGAGAGCATTGCCTATCTGACGCGTGACGTTGTTGACACTATGAAGACAGATGTAGGTAGGGATATAAAAGTCTTGAAGGCGGATGGCGGCGCGTCGCAGAGTGACTTCTTGTTGCAGTTCCAGGCAGATATTCTTGGAGTCGAAGTAGTTAGACCGCTTGTGCGTGAAACAACGTCTCTAGGTGCTGCTTACCTTGCGGGTCTAGCTGTTGGAGTGTGGGGTAGCTTAGAGGAGCTGAAGAGGCTGTGGGTAGAGGAGAAGAGGTTTATCCCGCAAATGGATCCCACGAAGCGTGAAAAGCTTTACGCTGGCTGGAAAGCGGCTGTCAAGCGTGCTCTTGGATGGGCAAAGGAGGTACCTTGGGCCTACGGCTACTCGGAGTAG
- the trxA gene encoding thioredoxin: protein MESELEIIKRKMLKEMLLKEGATKREATCPYDANGNSITFHENLAKCKLAIADFWAEWCAPCRLIEPIFESLAEKYRGKAAFLRVNIDENPDLAAEYQVMSIPTLIVFSRGKEFTRFIGYSPQLSRQIENVLERLL from the coding sequence ATGGAGAGCGAGCTTGAAATAATCAAGAGAAAAATGCTAAAAGAAATGTTGCTCAAAGAGGGCGCCACAAAGAGAGAAGCCACATGCCCCTACGACGCCAACGGCAACAGTATAACTTTCCACGAAAACCTGGCAAAGTGCAAACTGGCAATAGCAGATTTCTGGGCAGAGTGGTGTGCCCCCTGCAGACTAATAGAGCCAATATTTGAGTCCCTCGCAGAGAAATACAGGGGGAAAGCTGCCTTCCTGAGGGTAAACATCGACGAAAACCCTGACCTTGCGGCGGAATACCAAGTCATGAGTATACCAACCCTCATTGTTTTCAGCCGTGGAAAAGAATTTACACGATTCATTGGCTACTCGCCACAGCTCTCCAGACAGATAGAAAATGTACTCGAACGACTACTTTAA
- a CDS encoding extracellular solute-binding protein, translating into MVTRRQFLYILGGTVAVAVLGGGVYFLTRTPSQQPQKPKTLSGKLTILGRSGYHETIVRNLMDTFSKKYPDVSLDYVPKGYTDEYQTIVLSMRNKSTDYDVLYIDEPWIHMMINNGWLLPIDQPNLSNYPDSLKSWPTVNGKTYAQAITGNANFLFYRKDILDSIGEQPPQTWDDVLRIAKKVKSKYTDVGVKLYGFGAYSVKGTSIAQDTFPAILYPFGGRYFADDGVTPALKSQAAIDALEFFKELKNYSHPRMTEFQSLAEYSDAILRGEVAVGVAWNGWLADIDNPQKSQVVGKIEVQPYPRQKTFFGAQSGVWYMAASAFTTNPDAAIEFVKVSTSFEAQKRAALEAGLPPTRLNVFTDDDYKSKRRLADKFREIILNAKPVRTNPLWGDMAENVGTYLYMGLLGQISAEEAINKAHEEMVKVTSAIKS; encoded by the coding sequence ATGGTAACCAGAAGGCAGTTCCTCTACATCCTAGGAGGAACAGTTGCAGTTGCAGTTCTAGGCGGAGGCGTCTACTTTTTGACCCGCACCCCAAGCCAGCAACCACAGAAACCAAAAACGCTCAGCGGCAAGCTAACTATTCTTGGACGTTCAGGTTACCACGAGACCATTGTCAGAAACTTGATGGACACATTTTCCAAGAAGTATCCCGACGTTTCCCTCGATTATGTTCCAAAGGGATACACAGACGAATATCAAACCATAGTTCTTTCCATGCGGAACAAGTCTACAGACTACGACGTATTATACATTGACGAGCCCTGGATCCACATGATGATAAACAACGGCTGGTTGCTTCCAATTGATCAACCAAACCTTTCCAACTATCCCGACTCTTTGAAGAGCTGGCCAACCGTAAACGGTAAGACCTACGCCCAGGCGATAACTGGTAATGCAAACTTCTTGTTCTATAGGAAAGATATCCTGGACAGTATAGGGGAACAGCCACCCCAGACCTGGGACGACGTTTTAAGAATTGCTAAAAAAGTAAAATCAAAGTATACAGACGTAGGAGTCAAATTATATGGCTTCGGCGCTTATTCAGTCAAAGGCACCTCCATAGCTCAAGATACCTTCCCAGCAATTCTTTATCCATTCGGTGGACGATACTTCGCAGATGACGGAGTAACTCCCGCGCTAAAAAGCCAAGCCGCTATAGATGCCCTGGAATTCTTCAAGGAACTAAAGAACTACAGTCATCCACGCATGACTGAGTTCCAGAGTCTTGCAGAGTATTCCGACGCTATACTTCGGGGCGAGGTTGCAGTTGGTGTGGCATGGAACGGATGGCTGGCTGACATTGACAACCCACAAAAGTCTCAGGTAGTAGGAAAAATAGAGGTTCAGCCTTATCCAAGGCAAAAAACATTCTTTGGAGCCCAATCAGGAGTGTGGTATATGGCCGCATCGGCTTTTACCACCAATCCAGATGCAGCAATTGAATTCGTAAAGGTAAGCACGTCATTTGAAGCACAAAAACGCGCCGCATTAGAGGCTGGCTTGCCACCTACACGACTTAACGTCTTTACAGATGATGATTACAAGAGTAAAAGAAGGCTTGCAGACAAATTCCGCGAAATAATATTAAACGCTAAACCAGTTAGGACAAACCCGCTATGGGGAGACATGGCTGAAAACGTGGGTACATACCTCTACATGGGATTGCTAGGACAAATAAGCGCTGAGGAAGCAATCAATAAGGCACATGAAGAGATGGTTAAAGTAACTTCAGCCATAAAGTCCTAA
- a CDS encoding carbohydrate ABC transporter permease, producing MKLREFLQKEIFLLPGLVGLGVFLYALIYTIYMSFFRYKLGFTEPTFIGLQNFVSLFNDEIFRTAVFNTIYFVIVATTLELLYGILLASLLYWSKYRYLFLPLMLVPMLLPAVNIVVIWRFLLHPDYGIVNIFLKSIGLSPIDPLNDPTWAMPTIILMDAWQMTPFVMIIILAGLSTVPREIVTAARLDGANKFQLTTKILLPLTKNVIMAVLLLRLIDAFRIFAKVQLLTRGGPGIATETLELQIYNRGVRGLEIGFGSAMSVIFILLAMVVIIPYMIMVIRGWRR from the coding sequence ATGAAGTTAAGAGAGTTCCTCCAAAAAGAAATTTTTCTTTTACCGGGCCTAGTTGGACTAGGAGTATTCCTCTATGCCCTTATCTACACAATCTACATGTCGTTTTTCAGGTACAAACTTGGCTTTACTGAACCCACCTTTATAGGCTTACAAAACTTTGTAAGCCTGTTCAACGATGAGATCTTCCGCACAGCAGTCTTTAACACGATTTATTTCGTCATCGTAGCGACTACTCTTGAACTTTTATACGGCATTTTGCTTGCCTCTCTACTGTATTGGAGCAAATATAGATACCTTTTCCTTCCACTAATGCTAGTTCCAATGCTTCTACCTGCCGTAAACATAGTTGTTATATGGAGGTTCCTTCTACATCCTGACTACGGTATAGTCAACATATTTTTAAAGAGTATAGGTCTTAGCCCTATTGATCCGTTAAACGACCCTACATGGGCTATGCCTACAATAATATTGATGGATGCATGGCAAATGACACCATTCGTAATGATTATCATTTTAGCAGGGCTATCCACAGTTCCCCGAGAAATAGTTACTGCGGCCAGGCTGGATGGCGCAAACAAGTTCCAATTGACAACAAAGATACTTCTACCGCTCACCAAGAACGTCATTATGGCTGTGCTTCTGTTGCGTTTGATCGACGCTTTTAGAATATTCGCCAAGGTCCAGCTATTAACAAGAGGAGGCCCGGGAATAGCCACAGAGACGCTCGAACTACAAATCTACAATCGGGGTGTTAGAGGTCTCGAGATAGGGTTTGGGTCAGCTATGTCCGTGATATTTATCCTTCTAGCAATGGTTGTGATTATTCCATACATGATAATGGTGATAAGAGGATGGCGTCGCTGA